In the Oncorhynchus keta strain PuntledgeMale-10-30-2019 chromosome 16, Oket_V2, whole genome shotgun sequence genome, TTGCGTCCATATATGCTAGCTAGGACTATGTTATGTTATATGTGGGTTGGCGTTTATTTATGTTCACATGCTCCTCCGAGCTCGCCACGCCACGGCGAAAGTCTGCGAAGCCTAATTTACACTAATGTGTCAAGAGGCACATTATTTATGTGTcttttaaaggggggggggggatcttcGTGTAGATGGTATGAAAAGCTCTGTACACACATGCGGTGTGTCTCTCTGAAATGTTGTAATAATGCGGGGGGGATTGGTTACGGGTAGGTTTGGGGGAGGTCGAGTATAAACACGAACttacttccttgacaacttccttcacaatagCGCTGCTCTTCTAAGCGCAAGAAGTATGAAGCAGCATCTCAGTAAATGCTGTATGGCCAAATCggatgcaatgactgaccatccatgagataaaaatgatagttttaaccatgtgtTGAGGCTATACAGTTTTACAATTTATATTGGGTTCTGATGGGCTATGACATTTGAACTAAGCTGCTCATGAGGAATTTATATGTTCAATTCTTCAGGAATCAGTGAATGACTTTCAAGAATCAATTTTGAAAGTCCAAATATGTATATACCATTTACAGATTGCCACTTTACGACTGACTTATTCTATTTATTCTATATTTTTGTCTTGCAGTCCAAAAAAAAAGGTCTCAGTCATGAGGAGAAGAGGACACGCATGATGGAGATTTTCTTCGAGACAGTGAGTTAAAGGAATAGTTCACCAAAACAACATTAGTGTCCTTGCTAATCGATCCCATAAcgtgaatgggatttgtgccacaaataaATTAAATGTTAGCATGTGGAAACGGTGCCAGGGAAACTAAAACCAAAGCAGGAATTGCTGTCATACCTTATCTTCTCCATAGACTTCACTacagcagggtttcccaaactcggtgcacgttttgttttttgtCCGAGCTCTTCACAGGTAACTCAAATAATCAACCATTCagtctttgatcatttgaatcagttgTTTGTGttacagcaaaaaaaaaaaaaaaaaaaaaaaaaaacgtgcaccccttggggtttctgaggactgagtttgggaaactgGCCTACAGGGTAAGGAAACAATGTCATTTTGTTGAACTATCCCTTTAGTAATTTGACACCTATGTCTATTTCATAACACACATGCCGTTTCACTTCAAGCTGTGTATTAAGGTCCAAGAGTATCCATGGAGAGTAGTGTGATTGTGGGAGTTTTGAGTCAGTTGGTGAAACCGGGGGCTGGTTTCGCACTGCAGTTAGAAAGCTGCCGCGGATGCCAGGGTTGGCTATGACACCTGAGCTCAAGTAAACAGACCAAACACAGCACCTTGAGCGTGCctccatctctcacacacacacacacacacacacacacacacacacacacacaggctctccCTCTAGTGTGAAACACCCGTGGACATGTTGGGGCAGGGAACTTGATTTCTAAGCTGGGGTTAACCAGTAGAAGAGGTTTTCAGGACGGTACATGCTGTATTGCTGATTCAGAGTAAAGTTAGTTTGAACATGAAATTCTGCCCATGGGAAATATCGGTTCTACGGAGGCTTTTGAAACTGAGCCAAACCCAAAATGCACCCTTTTCACTATTTAGTAcctttgaccagaaccctatagaccctggtcaaaagtagcgcacttacatagggaatagggtgccatgtgcgACGCCGACACACACTGGGGTTGAATAGCGGGAACCAGGTTACCAAGATGTCCCAACCGACCAACTCACATTTTCACCAGTGAACAATAACGGCAAGAAACTGGAAGTCTGCAGTTTGACAAGTCTGCAGGGATTTCCCTGAGTAAACAACCTCTTTGTCGCACTCTTACTGGTCACTTAAAGGTTTaaaaccatagaaatagaattcatTTCTAGTTGTAAAGCATACTTCATATCATGTTTGATCATGTTATAGGCCTATACCCGTTTAGGTATCCTATAACGTTTTCCATGCCCTCTTTGATTTGAAGCAACACCAATAAATGTCTGTTTTCACTGTTTTTTCAAGAAAAGATGTATGTTTACACACTGAATGCATGCATATGGCCTGTAGGTGTTTTATCTTATGGCCTAGTTGAAAAGGTAGAGCTTCTAGAGTATTAGTTTCGGACAGCTTGGCACCCTCTCTAACTTGCTcatacataaaaaatatatatatatactactatatagtACTATATAGTAGTATGGAGTTGTTTTTTTGTCTTTCTCACCAGAAAGAGGTGTTTCAGCTGAAGGACATCGAGAAAATCGCCCCCAAGACTAAAGGAATAAGTGAGTAATGATTCATTGAGACGAACCAGATGGATCGTTTTACAAGTGAAACCCGGGACTCGTGATTTATTTTCTATATAAATAAAACATTAAATTAAAACATTTCCCTGCGATGCCAAGGTGCCTTTTCTACTCAGTGGCGGCATATGGATCCCAAATCTTTAAGACCGGCCCACTAAAATTCCCAGAGGtcgtttcccccccccccctctttaaTTTAATAGTGTTCATGTTTTTGGGCCGAGCATTCTGCGGATGCTTGAAGTAGTTCCGCGTCATTTTCTTCCCATGAATGTGCGGTCTGTGTCAACACAGAAAGGTGCCCTCATGCACCCATAACAACATAATGGTAAAATGGTCCCGACATCATTGTCTTGGCAACCGAGTCTAGCCCTAACCACTATGATTCATCCCATATTTAGGCTGTAGTATGGAGTGGGACAACACTACTGCCAAAAGGCACTAACTTCTCATAGCAATGATACAGATGAAACGGCCAAGTTTGGGTATGGGCTGAACTGCATTTGCTTGAACACACAATGAACCCTTTACATGTtgcgtgagtgtgtctgtgtatatagagagagagaacttcaaTGAAAAGTACATGTTTTAAGTGCTGGTCCCATAGAGAAACAAAGCCGTGCTGTTTTGGTACGCACCCAAAAGGGActttattttccttttttttttatttttacagtggACGTTACATTAATTTGGGGGAACTTGATCGCGCTGCTCGCGACTGATTGGAATCACATGTTTTTAAAGGCCCTGCTCTGGCATCGGGATGTAGTTACGGGGgcagggtgggaggagggggactGTGTGATATACACAGCAGTTTATCACACACagcagagggaaggagggggagaaagggagctagtgggagagagtgagaccaGGGGCCCTCTTTGAATACGTTGAAAATGCATCCATCCTTTTCCTTGATGTGGCCTAATCACTCATTTCAAATCTTTGGATTAACGAAACCAAGGATTCAACTACATTGCCTTCCACCAATCCAGCTATGTTATATCAGTGATTATTTGAAGGAATTATATACTTTCAAACGGCCCCAggggagacagagcgagcgatgggagagagagagagaggcaaacgAGCGAGACAGAGACGAGAAACTAGCAAGTCCAGATGTGCCAGACTATCGAGAAATTTAAGCATGtttgataaatgaggcccctgaaATCCTCGTTCCAGAGTTTGCTTGAACAGGGCCCATTAGTTTGATTCTCCCTGCTGCCCAACATCCTCCCAGTACTTAAAGTAGAAATTCAGTGCTTTACATATACACAGTATACTAAGTATAGCTAAAGTTTGTAGTGGCTGTTTAGAGAAAACAGAACaatggattacagtttctcctggCCATAAGACTACTTTCCGGATGTGGAGCCATCTAACTTTAAGTTGTAAAATACTGAACTTTCCCTTTAACACAACTCGCTCCAAATCACACCAGATCAACTTTATTTGTGCTACGGCAGAGGAACAGAACAGTCCATGATGTTGGACTATCGCATTTCACCAGCCGCCCTCGTTCCAGATGTAAGAACGTTCTATTACGCTCTGAGGTAAAGTTTCCTCTGggtacagatctaggaccagCGTCCCCTCCCCCAATATATCCTTAACCGCTGtggggaaaatgctaaactgacacAAAATCAACTTCTAGGGGCAACTTCGTAAGCCCTCTATTACTCTCGGCTGATTTGGGATCAgttaagagagggagggaatacaCAGAAGAGTCCCGGACCTTATTGTTGTAATGAATGTAAAGCGATTATGTGGCAGATGAGTGGGCtaggtttgcatcccaaatggcaccctattccttatttagtgtactacttttgaccaggggtcATTAGCGCtttggtttaaagtagtgcactatatagggaataggatgccatttgatatagggaataggatgccatttgggatgcagatataTTCTGGTCTCGGAACATCTGGACCACAGAGTTGGAAGATCGACGCTATATGACGCTGGTTAGTATAATGGGCTTTACTCAGTAATATGACGATTTGAAACAAATCCAGTTGTTTTCTTATGGAGTGTGAATTGATCATTAGGGAACTAGGGCACTAACACATTCCTGGGCTCTACATGAATTCACCTTTCTGTGATTCCTCACATCCTTTTCAGTCGTATTGGAGGAGATGGTCCAAGGTCCCTCCACTCTGACCTTTTTTCTCCAATGGGTCTTGAGAAGGTGAGGACAGAGGATGCGACAAACCCAGGAAAGATTAACTGAGAAAGAGCCcttgcctctctcctcctgtctgcagCACCCATGTCAGTGAAGGAGGTTCTCCAGAGTCTGGTGGATGACAACATGGTGGACTGTGAGAGAGTGGGCACCTCCAACTACTACTGGGCCTTCCCCAGCAAGGCCCTGCACGCCCGCAAGCGCAGGTTGGAGGAGCTGGATAAGCAGGTGATTATAACAGGGGTGTATTGTGGTCTGGCGGTCTTAGCCACTGCCTCTAGAGCATACCGCTGCAGCACGGGTTAGAATCCGACTCACTGCTACAGCAACTTTCTTTCCTCTATTTATCCTATCCAATAAACGCTATGTGAGTGGGACTGCCCCCTCAATAGTGTGATCTGTCTTTGTTTCTGGAATTTTGTAACCCTACTGACACCGCGGGGGGGGGGTGTATATTGGTTTTCAACAGGGCAAAGTACACGGTCACTCCCCCATCTGacctctaaccttaacctaatgCTGCAGGTCTACtggcctctcctcccctccagttTTAACAGCTTGCTAGACTTTTTATGGAGTTCACGCTGTGACTCACATGGTTCTTATTACAGAACATCTTAGGCCTATAGACCTCACGTACCAGGATTGTGTCCCAAAtagtaccctattctctacatagtgcacttcttcTGACCAGGGCCTTATTGGATATACTTAACTAAATAACCATatgtgtcctggtcaaaagtagtgtactacatagagaatagggtgctatttgggatgtagCCCTTGTCTGCATAGTCTCAAGCCCACAGACAGACCGGTGCATTTCCTATCCCAAATGCATTCTCTGTTCTCAGAGCTGTGGTTAACTGTACTCTGGTTTCTGTAGCTAGCACACCAAGCAGGCACACTTGTTTGCATTAAAGCATTTGCTTTTATTGTAAGTGGGAGGTAAAGGAATTACTACTACACTCAAACAGGCGATAAGACTTACTGATCACATGTTATGTGATCAAAATGTCAATTTGTTCATCAAAATGTACTTTACAAATCTTCAAATAATAAAATATTGACTGTGAAGACAAAATTAAAAATGTACTTAGACTGGCTTCGAGGTctagagttgagtttgaggggagCGGTTAAGACCGCTGtcttcagaacacacacacatcctaccaTGTCGGCGTGTGTTCGAAATCCAGCCCACACCCTTCTGGCACAATCTTCTCTCCCATCtttcctgtctttctctcgctaTCTCTATCCCCAACAAAATAACGAATAAGTAAGGAGTACATTTTCAACACAGTATCTTATTTGGTCATGATCACAAGAGGCTCTAGGTTCAGAACCAAAGTAGCCTACATCTAAGACCTAATAGTCTCATTGCAGAGTTGTGGGGGGGTTGGCGGACCCGCTATCAGTAGCGGCAATGAAGGTGGTGTGGCTTGTCACAGGCGCCAGTGTCACTTGGTGGTCCTCTCGATAGCATTCCCTCCTCGTGATGACCCAGCTCCACGCCACAAACCAGACGTGGTGAAGGTGTGTACTCTGCGGCGAATAAACCCGCTTCTGGTCGCCAGTGGTGCCACTGATGCGGCCGCCGCCGAGTTGGAAATGAAACACCGTGGCGTGAATATGTGATGCTTTATCAGTGACTTATTTATATGAGAACCCTCCCGTGTCTTATTCCATAAACAGAGTACAAGGAAGGGGACTGTTTGTTTTGTAGTCTATACACTTTTagtaaaattgtattttaatacAATAACTATTGTTTTATCACCGTCTGAACTTTTGAATACAAACCGTTTTAATACGAGTTATGATGTATAAAGAGATGTCAATTAACGTgccccaaatgacaccctgtttcCTGTGTAGGGACACAGCCCATGCCAATGTGTAAGAATACTAACCAGTGCAAATATTATAGCTGCCAGGTTTTCATACCCGTGTTTACGGTATTACCAGAAGTGCGCACAAGGGGCACTATTTATTTTGACACACAAAACAATATAGGTAACATGTATtttgatccaggaggggattgaatgtcactgctgtaaccaagaagcttgatcttgacaTCTCGCTACTTAGCTAGaaaaccaaatgcatagctggagccctgagctggatATAATTTATTTGACACATCTTAGCTGTCTTCTAGTTCTACGTATAAGTAGCACACACCCCCGCAGGTATTGAAAATAATACCGTTGGTATTTCGAAGTACTCCGATATTCATTTTAAATGGTATATCGCCCTAGCCTATGCACAATTTAAGAAATAGATCATGTATGAtatttagttatatatatatatttttatatattaatGTGCGTGATGAGTAGTTTACATGTGTCAAGTTGAAGCCCACAAAACACATTGCTGTGAAAATGAAATATGGTGTTAAATTGTGTTCATTCAAGATCTCCTTTCTCGCCATAGCATACCGAGGCGAAACAAAGGAAGATGTCTCTGCAGCAGGCTGTCGACAAAGCAAAAGTAGGACGTGAAGATACCGTAAGTACATTTATGCGCACATGACAACCTTAAAGGGAAAGAAGGCTGTTTATTATCCTTCATTTCATCACAGAAATTGAGTGTCTTCCATTAAGACTTATGAATTTGTTAATGATGAGTGATTTGTTTTCATATTGTAAGTTAAAGGACTAGAATCCACACCAGTGAgaggggtaggtgtgtgtgtgtgttgcatatactgtgcatttggaaaattattcagaccctttgactttttccacatttacattacagccttattctataatggattaaattgtttttttccccccttcatcaatctacacacacaaacccataatgacaaagcaaaaagaggtttttagaaatgtttgttaaTAAATTAAGACTAAAAAAACAGAtgtggagcgttgctgcacagctattttcaggtctctccagagatgttcaagtctgGGTTGTGgcttgggccactcaaggacattcagagacttgtcccgaagccactcctgcgttgtcttggctgtgtgcttagggtcgttgtcctgttggaaggtgaatcttcaccccagtctgaggtcctgagcactctggagcaggatctcaaggatctctctgtactttgctccgttcatctttcccttgatcctgactagtctcccagtccctgcctctggaAAAAAACATCCCCCccaagcatgatgctgccactaccatgcctccagacgtgacgcttggcattcagttcaaagaattcaatcttgttttcttcagaccagagaatcttgtttctcatggtctgagagtcctttaggtgctatttggcaaactccaagcgggctgccatGTGGTTTTTACTGGTGgggtgttgcagagatggttgtccttctggaaggttctccgatctccacagaggaactctggagctctgtcagtgaccatggggttcttagtcacctccctaactgaggcccttctcccccaattgctcagtttggccgggtggccagctctaagaagagtcttggtggttccaaacttcttccatttaagaatgatggagaccactgtgttcttggggaccttcaatgctgcagaaatgttttgttacccttccccagatctgtgccttgacacaatgctgtcttggagctctacggacaattccttcgccctcatggcttggtttttgctctgacatgccctgtcaactgtgtgacctttatatagacaggtgtgtgcctttccaaatcacgtccaatcaattaaatttaccacaggtggactcaatcaagttggagaaacatctcaaggatgatcaatggaaacaggctgcacctgagctcaatttcgagtctcatagcaaaggatctgaatacttatgtattgtTAATCATATTtatttctataaacctgtttttacattgtcattatggggtattgtgtgtagattgctgaggatttttatttaatccattttagaataaggctgtaatgtaacaaaatgtggaaaaagtcaatgggtctaaGTACTTTCCTTGTATTAGCGATTGAGGGGGTCAATAGTTACATTttgggatattatttttgacaatGTATTGTCTTGACAATATTGCAATattgtacctgcaccaaaacacCTTCCTTCATAGCtggttctccatcttctttttaaatggGGAGCCAATTTTGTTTCCAACACTTCCATTTCCCTGACTGATCAAAATGgcgagcaatatgtttggaacattgaATTGCAATGAAATCACAGTattgaatcgcaatacatatagaatcgtgagactTGCAATACATATCATATTGCACCTAAGTGtggtgataatatcgtatcgtgagatACCTGGCAATTCCCTGCCCGAATATGTGTTTGCAGACTTGGTGTGTGTATACTTGtgcatatgtttgtgtgtgcgtaatgtgtgtgtgtctttggatTTTCACGTGTGTGTGTCCACCTATAAAGGAGGAGCGGGCCTCTCTTCTAAAGGAGCTGCAGGCTCTGAGGGAGAAGAGGAGTCATCTGAAGTCAAAGCTGGAGAAGAACAGGGAGTGTGACCCAGAAGTGATCGAGGAGATGAGTGAGTACCCTGTAACCAGCCTCTCAAAAATCAGAACATTTTTTTCCTGAAGTGTGCTCTCGAAGTGCTCACTCAGGCTCGCAAgcggcacagcggtctaagacacggcatctcagtgctagaggtgtcactacagaccctggttcgattccaggctatatcacaaccggccgtgatgggagtcccattgggcggcgcacaattggcccagcgtagttagggtttggccagagtaggctgtcattgtaaataagaatgagtttttaactgcatagttaaataaaaatgtcccTCCACATGTCAGGCGTTAACTTTTATCTGTACTCCTTTGGTTCTTGAGAAAGAGGCTATTTAGTATTTTATAGGTCATATCAACAATAACTTCTGCTTTAACCACAAGCTCATTTTACCTGTATTTTGAACCTTGCCCCAATGTTGTATATCTTCAAACTTTCGCCATTGTTGAAACCTCCCCATACAAATTAAGTTTGGATTGAATTAATAAAATGAAACATCAGGTGCCTCATGTGGACAGATGGCCGATCCACAGCTGTCCATCAGGCCTTCCTATTAAAAGCccagaggctgaggagaggccTGGACAGCGTCCAAGAGGGAGAAAGCAATCAAGCAGCCCCATGCCAGTAGCCTACGAGTCCATGCTTAATTCTCAAATCTGGATCTGCTCCAGTGCGTAGAAATAGAATCGATAGATCGAACATGGCTCCAGTCCAGCACAAGGAAATAGGACACTCCTCATGATGGAGTGGAGACACCTTCAGATTTGTGCACCTTACATTTGCGTGaggcatgtaaaaaaaaaaaggcaaaGAGCATTCCAAACACAGTCGGTCTACCACTACGGAACACGGCTTTGAATCAGAATCGCTGTTCTATCCCTTTCCAAATCTATGCTTCCCCTCCTTGACTTCTCTGGTTTCAAGTCTTGCTCAGTTTAACCCATCTCTTAAAGTAGAATCTCAGACTAAGCCCATGGCTGTTACTGCGTACACAACATGGCTGACCTCTTGGGCCTGCACGAAACTTAACCGGTCGGGATTAACAGCTTTTAACGGTCTGCCCGTGTCCTGAGTTTATAGACTGTTTATTTTTACACACCTCTCAACTGGTATAGGCACGACAAGCGATTGACTATTTGAAGTCTAAAAAGGAATCGTTGtggctttagtgtgtgtgtgtgtttcagtgtgtgtttcagtgtgtgtatatttgcACTCGTGACACTCTAAATGTGTGATTGATTTATCTTGtcgtcctctctcctgtccctcgaTGCTACGAGGCCTCGCTATAGAGTTGTCAAGCACATGAAGAGTGCTGTCGTTTTAATAGCCCCGACACTGCACTCCACGCCTCCGCTAGTGTCACTGAAGAAGCCGTTACTGTCCAGAGTGACTTAACACACAGACTCTGAACGGAATCTTGGGGAAACAGCTGGCCCCATGTCCATTACAGAGTCCCCTTGGTAAAACAGGCCATTTCTCAATGATGTACTCACAAGGCTAAACCGCCACAACAGCTGTGTGGCTCCCACGACAGGGAAGTCTTTTAGTCTGTTCTTTTATGGGTTGAACGGGTCCTCTACATTTTTGCCTGTGAAATTGCTCTGCACATCAAAATAATAGGCACAGGCGTACCAATGAAGGCCCTAGCAGGTGTGTGGTTTCAAGTtttttattagtcgtatgtacgggATACACACAGTATACACCGCCCAACGAAACTTGTAGATTACTTCTGCACAATGCATCAATAACAAAGGATGCGAATACAAACAAGGTGAATGaatcagtagaatagaataaacattttagcatgagtgccttcagaaagtattcaaaacccttaacgatctggccttaatgacCATGCACTCttatctctacccggcacagccagaagaggactggttcctctctaggtttcttcctaggttcccgcctttcaagggagttttcctagccaccatgtttctacatctgcattgcttcctgtttggggttttaggctgggtttctgtgcagcactttgacatctgctgatgttaaaagggcttttataaatacatttgattgattgaccccttgacttgttccacatcttgttacaaagtgggattcaaatggattttgttgtaattttgtcaacaatctacacaacaCTCAAAGTGAATGAAAAATTGTAACATTTTGTAAAAAGAAATAAGAAAAATAAAACgcatataatatatatttattagataagtatttaacccccagagtcaatacatgttagaatcaccttttggCAGCGATCACAGCTATGAGTGTTTTTGGGTAAGTCTTTAAGACccttccacacctggattgtgcacaATATGCCCATTAATTTATTAAAACAATTATTCATCCATTTTCagg is a window encoding:
- the mnd1 gene encoding meiotic nuclear division protein 1 homolog isoform X4 encodes the protein MSKKKGLSHEEKRTRMMEIFFETKEVFQLKDIEKIAPKTKGITPMSVKEVLQSLVDDNMVDCERVGTSNYYWAFPSKALHARKRRLEELDKQHTEAKQRKMSLQQAVDKAKVGREDTEERASLLKELQALREKRSHLKSKLEKNRECDPEVIEEMNNVFAIKSWAKRKFGFDDGRIDKAFGIPEDFDYMD
- the mnd1 gene encoding meiotic nuclear division protein 1 homolog isoform X1, which produces MSKKKGLSHEEKRTRMMEIFFETKEVFQLKDIEKIAPKTKGITPMSVKEVLQSLVDDNMVDCERVGTSNYYWAFPSKALHARKRRLEELDKQHTEAKQRKMSLQQAVDKAKVGREDTEERASLLKELQALREKRSHLKSKLEKNRECDPEVIEEMSVAYQDADVNSRTTTQVTPCAGDKKRLLLKCGSLSQHNATDISSFEGACNWHADCRNVHQSCCQIIFVNFSTLSHLQRCLREFGSTSNWPHSRKQLVTTPAQGLHMRLLHLGDRLGPATRIADETVGLHNRRISA
- the mnd1 gene encoding meiotic nuclear division protein 1 homolog isoform X3 — encoded protein: MSKKKGLSHEEKRTRMMEIFFETKEVFQLKDIEKIAPKTKGITPMSVKEVLQSLVDDNMVDCERVGTSNYYWAFPSKALHARKRRLEELDKQHTEAKQRKMSLQQAVDKAKVGREDTEERASLLKELQALREKRSHLKSKLEKNRECDPEVIEEMRKSNVTAKEAVSRWTDNVFAIKSWAKRKFGFDDGRIDKAFGIPEDFDYMD